From a single Bacteroidota bacterium genomic region:
- a CDS encoding gliding motility-associated C-terminal domain-containing protein, producing the protein MSTSSITVSTSGTYTVTVTDLNGCTGTTNVNFTSLPFTAATITGPSGFCTGNNATIDAGSGYSNYLWSTGGNTQQLNVTAGGNYTVTVTAANGCSGTSNFTINQWVLPVPQITGVTAICQGAAANLQAGPAGLNYLWSNGSSASSIQPTTNGIYTLTVTDNNGCPASISQQVTVNNNPAPVISGNFTVCQGVSGLLDATFAGAVSYTWSNGAISAQIQPTLSGLYTVTVTDANGCTGTSSQNLTVNPLPVAAITGLTAFCTGNNVTLNASGTFSNYQWSNGVAGPQNTISAGGTYTLTVTDINGCTNTASQFVTENPLPSPLLAANTDICDGESTTLQPGNFASYLWSDGSTGTSITLSATGNITVTVTDNNGCINSTSATVTVHQHPTPVITGPTDICEDQTAVLNAGGGYVQYQWSNGGTTAVQTVNTSGNYAVTVTDQYGCTGSTIIDLSVHLLPIVQLSGDLDICSGESTRIETIAGQGQYVWSNGSTDPFIIVSDGGIYTVTVTTSNGCTKSLGVTLNEHPQPQAEYEPLQNITCEEIRVKFNNTSVCEPTSLYAWTFGDGGTSTERSPSHVYATVGEYNTTLKVTSPFGCIDNDSKQVEVTVPPFPEAEFSQSARIVSVFNSEVSFSNKSVNSVRYKWSFGDGQSSEEENPNHTFDQVGTLKIKLIAFNGVNCLDEYETNLEVVPFFVPNAFTPNNDGKNDVFFDGTPVMNVSSYDMLVFNRWGQLIYSTDSFFRPWDGENRDGSLAPEGLYTYLIKITSIKGKYYEYAGTFSLIR; encoded by the coding sequence GTGTCCACTTCAAGTATTACTGTTTCAACATCCGGTACCTATACCGTTACGGTTACCGACCTCAACGGATGTACCGGGACAACGAATGTTAATTTCACTTCCCTACCGTTCACTGCGGCAACGATTACAGGACCTTCCGGATTTTGTACCGGTAATAATGCTACGATCGATGCAGGTAGTGGCTATAGCAATTATCTATGGTCAACCGGTGGCAATACACAGCAACTCAATGTGACTGCAGGCGGAAATTATACAGTAACGGTGACCGCTGCCAATGGATGTTCAGGAACCAGCAATTTCACGATTAATCAATGGGTATTACCTGTGCCTCAGATTACCGGAGTAACTGCTATTTGCCAGGGTGCAGCGGCTAATCTTCAGGCCGGACCTGCAGGACTGAATTATTTATGGTCGAACGGTTCAAGTGCGTCCTCTATTCAACCGACAACAAACGGCATTTATACGCTGACAGTCACCGATAATAACGGGTGTCCTGCTTCCATCTCTCAACAAGTAACCGTAAACAATAATCCGGCACCTGTTATTTCAGGAAACTTTACAGTTTGTCAGGGTGTGAGTGGATTGTTGGATGCTACCTTTGCCGGTGCAGTGTCTTACACCTGGTCGAATGGTGCTATATCTGCTCAAATTCAACCCACCCTTTCCGGACTTTATACGGTAACAGTGACCGATGCCAATGGCTGCACCGGAACATCATCACAGAATTTAACAGTAAATCCCTTACCGGTTGCAGCGATTACAGGACTAACGGCTTTCTGTACGGGCAACAATGTAACATTAAATGCAAGTGGCACCTTCAGCAATTATCAATGGTCTAACGGTGTTGCAGGTCCGCAAAACACCATCAGCGCCGGAGGAACATATACTTTAACCGTTACGGACATCAATGGCTGCACAAACACTGCATCACAATTTGTAACTGAAAACCCTCTGCCTTCTCCCCTGCTTGCTGCCAATACTGACATCTGCGATGGAGAGTCCACTACCTTACAACCGGGCAATTTTGCTTCTTATTTATGGTCAGATGGAAGTACGGGCACGTCGATTACGCTCTCCGCCACCGGAAACATTACCGTTACAGTGACCGATAACAATGGTTGCATCAATTCGACCAGCGCAACTGTTACTGTTCATCAGCATCCCACACCTGTTATTACCGGCCCCACCGATATATGTGAGGATCAAACAGCGGTGCTGAATGCAGGAGGCGGATATGTTCAATATCAATGGTCAAACGGTGGTACCACTGCTGTTCAAACTGTAAACACATCGGGAAATTACGCTGTAACAGTAACCGATCAATACGGATGCACCGGATCAACCATCATTGATTTAAGCGTTCATCTCTTGCCCATTGTACAGCTGAGCGGAGACCTTGATATTTGTTCAGGTGAAAGTACACGTATAGAAACTATCGCAGGACAAGGTCAGTATGTTTGGTCGAACGGAAGTACAGATCCATTTATCATTGTGTCAGATGGAGGAATTTATACCGTTACAGTTACCACTTCCAATGGTTGTACAAAGAGTTTGGGTGTCACATTAAATGAGCATCCACAACCTCAGGCGGAATATGAACCCTTGCAAAATATAACCTGCGAAGAAATAAGAGTTAAGTTTAACAATACTTCTGTTTGTGAGCCCACCTCCCTGTATGCCTGGACATTCGGCGATGGAGGAACATCCACAGAAAGATCGCCATCGCATGTATATGCCACTGTTGGAGAATACAATACTACTTTGAAAGTAACCAGCCCATTCGGTTGTATTGACAATGACTCAAAGCAGGTTGAAGTGACTGTCCCTCCATTTCCAGAAGCTGAATTCAGTCAATCAGCAAGAATTGTGAGTGTGTTTAATTCTGAAGTATCGTTCAGCAATAAATCTGTGAATTCTGTCAGATACAAATGGAGTTTTGGCGACGGACAATCTTCCGAAGAAGAAAATCCAAACCATACTTTTGATCAGGTGGGCACTTTGAAAATAAAACTCATTGCCTTTAACGGTGTCAATTGCCTTGACGAATATGAAACCAATCTGGAAGTAGTTCCCTTCTTCGTTCCGAATGCCTTTACTCCAAACAACGACGGGAAGAATGATGTCTTCTTTGACGGAACACCGGTTATGAATGTAAGTTCATACGACATGCTTGTATTCAATCGCTGGGGACAATTAATTTATTCAACGGATTCATTCTTCCGTCCCTGGGATGGAGAAAATCGTGACGGCAGCTTAGCACCGGAAGGACTCTATACCTATCTCATCAAAATCACAAGTATCAAAGGCAAGTACTATGAATATGCGGGTACTTTTAGTCTGATACGATAA
- a CDS encoding YitT family protein, whose translation MNQFLTRFITQHIKKSSGSPDNSEISSYQVAKKIRVLKVLSTTWIKDILLILAGVFSAAFALKSFLLPNHFIDGGATGIALLITGISKWNLAITIVVINLPFIVLGYKIIGTQFAFKTAGAIACLSLVMATVSFPDITNEKILVAVFGGFFLGAGIGLSVRGGAVIDGTEVLALYLSKKLGTTVGDIITLLNIVIFSVAAYLLSVETAMYSMITYLSASKSVDFIIEGIEEYTGLTIISPHSEEIRKMIIQKMGRGVTIYKGKRGFGSHGHREDMDIIYTVITRLEISKLNAEITIIDPNAFVIMNSIKDTKGGMVKKRPLSH comes from the coding sequence ATGAATCAATTCCTGACAAGGTTTATTACACAACATATTAAAAAGAGTAGCGGCTCACCGGATAATAGCGAAATCAGCTCTTATCAGGTTGCCAAAAAAATCCGTGTTTTAAAAGTTCTCTCGACCACATGGATTAAAGATATACTTTTAATTTTGGCAGGAGTATTTTCCGCAGCTTTTGCGCTAAAGAGTTTTCTATTGCCTAATCATTTCATTGATGGAGGTGCTACCGGAATCGCGCTGTTGATCACCGGGATCAGCAAATGGAATCTGGCCATAACCATCGTTGTCATCAATCTGCCATTTATTGTATTGGGCTATAAAATAATCGGAACACAGTTCGCATTTAAAACAGCAGGTGCAATTGCATGTTTATCACTGGTAATGGCAACAGTGAGTTTTCCCGACATTACGAATGAGAAAATTCTGGTCGCTGTGTTCGGCGGCTTTTTTCTTGGTGCGGGGATAGGCCTCTCCGTTAGAGGAGGTGCTGTTATCGATGGTACAGAAGTGCTCGCCCTGTATCTCAGTAAAAAATTAGGCACTACAGTCGGAGATATCATCACCCTTTTGAACATCGTCATTTTCTCTGTTGCTGCTTACCTCCTATCTGTAGAAACCGCGATGTATTCCATGATCACTTATTTATCAGCTTCCAAAAGTGTGGATTTCATTATTGAAGGTATTGAAGAATATACCGGTTTGACCATCATAAGTCCCCATAGCGAGGAAATCCGGAAAATGATCATTCAGAAAATGGGACGGGGGGTAACGATTTACAAAGGGAAACGTGGTTTTGGTAGTCATGGACACCGGGAAGACATGGATATCATTTATACAGTCATCACTCGTCTTGAAATCAGTAAACTGAATGCAGAAATCACCATCATTGATCCCAATGCTTTTGTGATCATGAACAGCATTAAGGATACGAAGGGTGGCATGGTTAAAAAGAGACCACTCTCCCATTAA